A stretch of the Tardiphaga sp. 709 genome encodes the following:
- a CDS encoding acetamidase/formamidase family protein, protein MKHHLLPVSPKTVHWGYFSKVVTPALTLKSGDRATIETLTHHANDDYERMIEGDPGAESVFKWTREHKAVVRRGSGPTEGPFVRGSGEGVGVHLLTGPVAIEGAEPGDVLEVRILDVRPRPACKACYAGKCFGSNVAANWGFHYHDLIEEPKPREVVTIFELDTSGEPFAKAVYNYVWTPQTDPDGILHPTIDYPGVRVDHATIRKRESILPNVRVPARLHFGTMGLAPSEEDFVSSIPPSYTGGNIDDWRVGKGAKMFYPVAVAGAFFSVGDPHAAQGDSELGGTAIETSLTGDFEFILHKHRDLGGTPLEGLTHPMLETPDAWSVYGFTFPNYLAELGANAQLDVANHSSLDRAMRDAFRKLRRFLMTVHKMSEDEAISLMSVGADFGVTQVVDANWGVHGTIRKNVFRCD, encoded by the coding sequence AAGCATCATCTTCTTCCGGTGTCGCCGAAGACCGTTCACTGGGGCTATTTCAGCAAGGTGGTCACGCCGGCGCTGACGCTGAAGTCGGGCGACCGCGCTACCATCGAAACGCTGACGCATCATGCCAATGACGATTACGAGCGCATGATCGAAGGCGATCCCGGCGCCGAAAGCGTGTTCAAATGGACCCGCGAGCACAAGGCCGTCGTCCGCCGCGGCTCCGGTCCGACGGAAGGTCCGTTCGTCCGCGGCTCAGGCGAAGGCGTCGGCGTGCATCTGCTCACCGGGCCGGTGGCGATCGAAGGCGCGGAGCCGGGCGATGTGCTGGAAGTGCGTATTCTCGACGTGCGCCCGCGGCCGGCCTGCAAGGCCTGCTATGCCGGCAAGTGCTTTGGTTCTAACGTCGCGGCCAATTGGGGATTCCACTATCACGACCTGATCGAGGAACCGAAGCCGCGCGAGGTCGTGACGATCTTCGAGCTCGATACGTCGGGCGAGCCGTTTGCCAAGGCGGTCTATAATTATGTCTGGACGCCGCAGACCGACCCCGATGGTATCCTGCATCCAACCATCGACTATCCCGGCGTACGCGTCGATCACGCGACCATCAGGAAACGCGAAAGCATCCTGCCCAATGTCAGGGTGCCGGCACGGCTGCATTTCGGCACCATGGGCCTCGCGCCATCTGAGGAGGATTTCGTGTCGTCGATCCCGCCGAGCTACACAGGCGGCAATATCGATGACTGGCGCGTCGGCAAGGGCGCCAAGATGTTCTATCCCGTAGCGGTGGCTGGTGCGTTCTTCTCGGTCGGCGATCCCCATGCCGCGCAGGGCGACAGCGAGCTCGGCGGCACGGCCATCGAGACCTCGCTGACCGGCGATTTCGAGTTCATCCTGCACAAGCATCGCGACCTTGGCGGTACGCCCCTTGAAGGCCTGACGCATCCGATGCTGGAAACGCCCGACGCCTGGTCGGTCTACGGCTTCACCTTCCCGAATTATCTCGCCGAGCTCGGCGCCAATGCGCAGCTCGACGTCGCCAATCATTCCAGCCTCGATCGGGCCATGCGCGATGCGTTCCGCAAGCTCAGGCGTTTCCTGATGACGGTGCACAAGATGAGCGAAGACGAGGCGATCTCGCTGATGTCGGTCGGTGCGGATTTCGGGGTGACGCAGGTGGTCGATGCCAATTGGGGCGTCCACGGCACAATCCGCAAGAACGTCTTCCGCTGTGACTAA
- a CDS encoding acetamidase/formamidase family protein: MSLRPFTSESYSEDDRPEAWRDVLSSIGLQPTAATTTHHGHATAVRRTFEGIALAKLSAGAQAISPLSDLASDHPLVLLPLEDGVALKTAAGHQIVAVGHLLLLPRKGYWSVAFQRDMRAVVLSVTSDPLHSRRASAPAIADVQVVGPGGFGDVFARMMEQAARNLETLSDAEWSAIAQSLADLLPTFTRQLAEPTADLNSGTATKAATLHRLCQTIERRLDDADLTPAKVAQAEGISERYLQKLFEGTGSSFTHYLRERRLQRTWADLSNPSEAHHSISEIAFRAGFNDSAHFSRTFRHRFGLSPREFRQNEAERLTASATAAGQRGWPQEALAQLRSQHGPSITGKIAQPEPAATIMQGIADASKNQRHHHLAADASRVHWGYFSRSLPPQIEINSGDTITIETLTQHASDDPERMIKGDIGAESVFCWTRDQKNVDRRGAGPMDASIYGRGAGEGFGVHICTGPVAIRDAQPGDVLEIRILDIVPRASRNPDFDGQVFGSSVAAWWGYHYKEFLAEQNAREAVTIYEILDHDDVPYARALYSYRWEPQTDPFGTVHNTYDYPGIPITPASVRRRHDVLDGIRIPLRPHFGVIAVAPREADLVDSVPPAYFGGNLDNWRLGKGSTVYLPVSVPGALLSVGDPHAAQGDGELGGTAIECSMTGTFQVVLHKKGNLAGQAFADLTYPLIETESDWVLMGFSHPNYLAEFGAKGQSEVYATSSLDLAMKDAFRKMRRFLMNIKGLTEDEAIALMSVAVDFGVTQVVDGNWGVHAILSKRVFDHTSKS; the protein is encoded by the coding sequence ATGAGCCTCCGTCCGTTCACCAGTGAATCCTACTCTGAAGACGACCGCCCCGAAGCATGGCGCGACGTCCTGAGTTCGATTGGCCTGCAGCCGACGGCTGCGACGACCACGCATCACGGACATGCCACCGCAGTTCGTCGGACCTTCGAAGGTATTGCACTGGCTAAATTGTCTGCCGGCGCACAGGCGATCTCGCCATTGTCGGATCTCGCCAGCGACCATCCGCTGGTGTTGCTGCCGCTCGAGGACGGTGTTGCACTGAAGACCGCCGCCGGACATCAGATCGTCGCCGTCGGGCATCTGCTTTTGCTGCCCCGCAAAGGGTACTGGAGCGTCGCATTCCAGCGCGACATGCGCGCGGTGGTGCTCTCGGTGACGTCCGATCCGCTGCACAGCCGCCGCGCCAGTGCTCCCGCCATCGCTGATGTCCAGGTCGTAGGCCCCGGCGGCTTCGGCGACGTGTTCGCGCGTATGATGGAACAGGCGGCCCGCAACCTCGAAACATTGTCCGATGCCGAATGGTCGGCGATCGCACAAAGTCTTGCCGATCTGTTGCCGACCTTTACACGTCAACTGGCCGAGCCGACGGCCGATCTCAACAGCGGCACGGCGACCAAGGCTGCGACCTTGCATCGGCTGTGCCAGACCATCGAGCGACGCCTCGACGATGCGGATCTGACGCCGGCCAAGGTGGCGCAGGCCGAGGGCATCTCCGAACGTTATCTGCAGAAACTGTTCGAAGGCACCGGCAGCAGTTTTACACATTATCTCCGCGAGCGCCGGCTGCAGCGCACCTGGGCCGATCTGTCGAATCCGTCCGAGGCGCATCACTCGATTTCCGAGATCGCCTTTCGTGCCGGCTTCAATGACTCCGCGCATTTCAGCCGCACGTTCCGTCACCGCTTCGGCCTGTCGCCGCGCGAATTCCGCCAGAACGAAGCCGAGCGCTTGACGGCGTCGGCGACGGCGGCGGGACAACGCGGATGGCCGCAGGAAGCGCTGGCTCAGTTGCGCAGCCAGCACGGGCCGTCGATCACAGGGAAGATTGCGCAGCCGGAGCCGGCCGCGACGATCATGCAGGGCATCGCGGATGCTTCGAAGAATCAGCGGCACCATCATCTCGCCGCCGATGCATCTCGCGTGCACTGGGGCTATTTCAGCCGCTCGTTGCCGCCGCAGATCGAGATCAATTCCGGCGACACGATCACCATCGAAACACTGACGCAGCACGCATCCGACGATCCCGAGCGGATGATCAAGGGCGATATCGGCGCTGAGAGCGTGTTCTGCTGGACGCGCGATCAGAAGAATGTCGATCGCCGCGGTGCCGGTCCGATGGACGCCTCGATCTATGGCCGCGGTGCCGGCGAGGGCTTTGGCGTCCACATTTGCACCGGGCCGGTGGCGATCAGGGACGCGCAGCCCGGCGACGTGCTGGAAATCCGTATCCTCGACATCGTGCCGCGCGCCAGTCGCAATCCGGATTTCGACGGTCAGGTTTTCGGCAGTAGCGTCGCGGCGTGGTGGGGCTATCACTACAAGGAATTTCTCGCCGAGCAGAATGCGCGCGAGGCGGTAACGATCTACGAAATTCTCGATCACGACGACGTGCCATATGCGCGCGCGCTCTATTCGTATCGCTGGGAGCCGCAGACCGATCCGTTCGGCACCGTGCACAACACCTACGACTATCCGGGCATTCCGATTACGCCAGCCTCGGTGCGGCGTCGGCATGACGTGCTCGACGGCATTCGCATTCCCTTGCGCCCGCATTTCGGTGTCATTGCCGTGGCGCCGCGCGAGGCCGATCTCGTCGATTCAGTGCCGCCAGCCTATTTTGGCGGTAATCTCGACAATTGGCGGCTCGGCAAGGGATCGACGGTCTATCTACCGGTCTCGGTGCCCGGCGCATTGCTGTCGGTCGGCGATCCCCATGCTGCGCAGGGCGACGGCGAACTCGGCGGCACGGCGATCGAATGTTCGATGACCGGAACCTTCCAGGTGGTCTTGCACAAGAAGGGCAATCTCGCCGGCCAGGCATTCGCCGATCTCACTTATCCGCTGATCGAGACCGAGAGTGACTGGGTGCTGATGGGCTTCAGCCATCCGAACTATCTCGCCGAATTCGGCGCCAAGGGGCAGAGCGAGGTCTATGCGACCTCGTCGCTCGATCTCGCGATGAAGGACGCCTTTCGCA